The genomic DNA GTTGAAATAAAATCTGGCCCTTGTGATCTGCAGTTTCATGAATTCTCTCCATTTGTCAGTCACTTTTCTCGAGAAAACATCTTCTTCAGTTATTCCAAATTGCTCGAGCTCATCTTGTGGAAGATAAATTCTCCCCCGCAGTGTACTGAAAGCCCACACAAATTACCAATCACAATCACAATCACAATCACAATCACAGACATGTATGCTTATCACAAAAATACAGCGAGGGAAGAGTATAAAAGTTGTGATTCAGTAAAACGAGAGACTCAGACTTTGGTGGAGACGTGGACTTACTCTTCACCAACATCTCTAAGAATGTTTGTGAGCTGATTGCCAATGCCTAAATACAAGGCTGCATCATATATACTCTGCGCGGGAACTGCAGATTCAGGTGGAATGCCCATAACCGGAACACTCATTAGACCAACTGTTCCAGCCACATAGTAGCAATAAAGGTAGATTTCTTGAAAATTCTTGTATCTGGTTTTTCTTGTGTCCATCCTCATGCCTTCTATCATGTCTCCAAAAGGCTGGAAATAGGAACGACAAGTTTACTAATTGTATTCATAATTCTGAAATATCGAATTCAGATAAAGAAACACTGGAAAGAAAATGACCTTTATGTCAAGGGGAAAATTCTGAACTGTATCAGCCAGTGCAGCATCGAGCATGTCAAAGGGACGTCCATTGAAGATGTCGTATAGTCTTTCCTCCCATCTATCGAGAACGGATGAGCTCATATATGCTGCATTTGGACCATCTACCAGCTCATCTGTCCTCCTGCACCACACTTCAACACAGAGAAAAAGAAACAAACAATTTCTTAGTATTATTTAAAATGCATCGTTATCTCTGGGTAAATAACGGTTAAATGATCGTTTTTCTTTGCTAATTGATTACACACGCGATTTTCTACTTTCAAAAAGTCTCAAAAGTTGCTAATAATTAACGATAACTTACCATAAATTGCCCAGATAGCTTTCTGTCTTTCCTTTGTCATTAACAAAGTTCCTATACGATAACAAATTCAAAATTAGCCATCTGAACTTTTTTTACCAATACGGAATTTTTAATCAATCGACATTCAATTGTACCTAAATAGAAAGTCTTTGCATATTCGGAACACAAATTCTTGCACTGCTCATAGGCTTCATCCAAGAATGCTGGATCAAACTGTGGCTTTCGACAAGACTGATATGCAAATGACCTATTTGTTTGCCTCTTCACAATCTCGGTTATATGTAGATTACTATGAGGAATGCTTTGTACCGATAATTCTGTGAACTTTGTCGCGATTTTTCTGTTTGGAGCAGCCACTGTTGCCTCAGCTCTTATACCACATGCTCTTGATTTCTGAAACATGACAGCATTTCCATTGCTCTGATCTCTCAAGTAAGCCTTAGCTGCAACAGAATATGTGGAGCTCATTAGGCTATATTTGTGTTTCCCAATCTTTTTTTGTTGTATAGAGATTATAGAAGAGAGGAAGGGAATTGTATGTATTTATTATGATCAAGAACTGAATAAGAATAAAAATTGAGAGTTGATGGTTACAATAATAACAGATGAAAGCTAAACCAGCATTTATTCCCTTTTGTCTCAATCTTGTTAACATGTAACAAGGCAAAtatatttaattacttatttgAAGTGTAAGCATTTGTTGCAGCATATCATATACGTATAAAGTAGAATTTTTAGTGTGCAGGACGTATCATTTACACGGACCGTAATTTTTTTTCGCAATACAGCAGTATGCTGGAACAAACGTTTGTTACGGAACATCTCCCTTTATACAAACTCTGCATATAAATGTCTCTTTCCTACAACTGATCTTATATTAACAGTGATTAAATCAGAATATCTAGAAGCAAATATGAAAATACAGAAATGGTCTTTTCCTGAACTAAACTAGTTGCATATATTATAGTTTGTCATGTAATGAAATCAAAAAAAGGGATCCTGAACAACATTGATACCCTTGATGAAATCTTTTGTATTATAAAGTGTCATTTGTCAGCTTATGATTTGTTCTCTTTTGCTTCTGGTTTATACCAATATTCTTTCACTATCCAGTGCATCATTTTATTTGAGATTTTTTTATACCAACTCGCACATTTGTAGACTCCAACCTAAGAACCGAACTTAAAATTTGAAATGGGGGTAGATCTGACAATTCACGTGTAAAAATTTGATCATCTACTCTATCAAATTCATCGATCACCgattttaaattaattttcgGATAACCATAACATTTCTAAAAACGCATCCCCTCCGCTAGTAAATATCCACTAACTCATCTCCGCCATTTAATATCCACTAACTCATTGAAAAATGGTCGTTAGAGTGACCATGGGGCACACACTCGAAAGACCCTTAAAACAAAATTGCTCGGATCATTTGCAGGAAAACTTTTTTGCTCGGATCAAGGATTGATCAAGTTGAT from Apium graveolens cultivar Ventura chromosome 5, ASM990537v1, whole genome shotgun sequence includes the following:
- the LOC141662095 gene encoding phytoene synthase 2, chloroplastic-like; protein product: MSSTYSVAAKAYLRDQSNGNAVMFQKSRACGIRAEATVAAPNRKIATKFTELSVQSIPHSNLHITEIVKRQTNRSFAYQSCRKPQFDPAFLDEAYEQCKNLCSEYAKTFYLGTLLMTKERQKAIWAIYVWCRRTDELVDGPNAAYMSSSVLDRWEERLYDIFNGRPFDMLDAALADTVQNFPLDIKPFGDMIEGMRMDTRKTRYKNFQEIYLYCYYVAGTVGLMSVPVMGIPPESAVPAQSIYDAALYLGIGNQLTNILRDVGEDTLRGRIYLPQDELEQFGITEEDVFSRKVTDKWREFMKLQITRARFYFNQAEDGASQLDKDSRWPVWSSLMLYREILDAIEDNDYDNLTKRAYVGRTKKLLMLPLAYTRSLSMSNFAVL